One Trichoderma atroviride chromosome 7, complete sequence DNA segment encodes these proteins:
- a CDS encoding uncharacterized protein (TransMembrane:1 (i35-55o)), whose amino-acid sequence MSPSLTDEESLAISHANGSNGNPPYQPPQPRRKRIIVAMTGATGTILGIKLLIALRRLNVETHLVISKWAEQTLKYETDYHPSNVRALADHVYGINDMAAAISSGSFRVDGMIVVPCSMKTLAGITTGLCDDLISRAADVMLKERRKLVLVARETPLSEIHLRNMLDVTRAGAIIFPPVPAYYIRPASVDDLVNQSVGRMLDLFDLDTEEFERWNGWKKDN is encoded by the coding sequence ATGTCTCCCTCCCTCACCGACGAAGAaagcctcgccatctcccaCGCCAATGGCTCCAACGGCAACCCCCCGTATCAACCGCCCCAGCCTCGCCGCAAAcgcatcatcgtcgccatgACAGGCGCAACCGGCACCATCCTGGGCAtcaagctgctcatcgcGCTGCGGCGGCTCAACGTCGAGACGCACCTCGTCATCTCCAAATGGGCCGAGCAGACGCTCAAGTACGAGACCGACTACCACCCGAGCAACGTGCGCGCGCTGGCCGACCACGTCTACGGCATCAACGACATGGCCGCggccatctccagcggcTCGTTCCGCGTCGACGGCATGATCGTCGTGCCCTGCAGCATGAAGACGCTGGCCGGCATCACCACGGGGCTGTGCGACGACCTGATTTCGCGCGCCGCCGACGTGATGCTCAAGGAGCGCCGCAAGCTGGTGCTGGTTGCGCGCGAGACGCCGCTGAGCGAGATTCACCTGCGCAACATGCTGGACGTGACGAGGGCTGGGGCGATTATCTTCCCGCCCGTGCCTGCGTATTATATCCGGCCGGCGTCGGTGGACGATTTGGTGAACCAGAGCGTGGGGCGGATGCTGGATCTGTTTGATTTGGACACGGAGGAGTTTGAGCGGTGgaatggctggaagaaggATAATTGA